The following coding sequences are from one Prochlorococcus sp. MIT 1314 window:
- a CDS encoding glutathione S-transferase — protein sequence MTNDILYSFRRCPYAIRVRWALLICEINVEIREIDLKNKPPDFLNKSRTKTVPILIKKNSEVIEESLEIILWALSESKKENIKVIYFPDNKKKDILEIINENDNEFKYHLDRFKYAPRYQNSNEELHFSKAIKFIKRWNALLEESKYLFGDNPTIADWSIWPFVRQFKIACESQKITNYLEPSIKNWLDSFENDRKFKSLMYKYELWGPNSRKNYFPYN from the coding sequence ATGACAAATGATATTTTATATTCATTTCGGAGATGTCCATATGCAATTCGTGTTAGATGGGCCCTGTTGATTTGTGAAATCAACGTAGAAATTAGAGAAATTGATTTAAAAAATAAACCTCCTGATTTCCTAAATAAATCAAGAACAAAAACGGTTCCAATCCTAATAAAAAAAAATAGTGAAGTTATTGAAGAAAGTCTTGAAATCATCCTATGGGCACTTTCAGAGTCAAAAAAGGAAAACATTAAAGTTATCTATTTCCCTGATAATAAGAAAAAAGATATTCTTGAAATAATTAATGAAAACGATAATGAATTCAAATATCATTTAGATCGATTTAAATATGCCCCAAGATATCAGAATAGTAATGAAGAACTTCATTTCTCAAAGGCGATTAAATTTATTAAGAGATGGAACGCACTTCTTGAAGAAAGCAAATACTTGTTTGGAGATAACCCCACAATCGCTGATTGGTCTATTTGGCCTTTTGTAAGACAATTTAAAATCGCTTGTGAAAGTCAAAAAATAACAAATTATTTGGAGCCCTCAATAAAAAACTGGTTAGATTCTTTTGAAAATGATAGAAAATTTAAATCCTTAATGTATAAGTATGAATTATGGGGCCCAAATTCTAGAAAGAATTATTTCCCTTATAATTAG
- a CDS encoding GIY-YIG nuclease family protein, with protein sequence MSGYVYLIRVGDLYRIGKTDNLDKKIKKLNPDELLTSIMTKEPETLEARLLRKYKSQRIPETGYLKLSKRQIRECKKQFELKGSLPHTLDAEVSITLFASFLLFSLSSLTLNYLNFGFLKSISYAFGAASLPMVVLFVTGSFGGYFSEDFSLFSLFTNRIKGLFIAIAMLTMAYLIFNLG encoded by the coding sequence ATGTCGGGATATGTTTACCTCATAAGAGTCGGAGATCTTTATAGAATTGGAAAAACGGATAATCTTGATAAGAAAATTAAGAAATTAAATCCAGATGAATTATTAACATCAATTATGACAAAGGAGCCAGAGACTCTTGAAGCCAGGTTACTAAGAAAATATAAATCCCAAAGAATTCCTGAAACTGGTTATTTAAAGCTTTCTAAAAGACAGATTAGAGAATGTAAAAAGCAATTTGAATTAAAGGGAAGCTTACCTCACACTTTAGATGCTGAAGTTTCCATTACTTTGTTTGCCTCTTTTTTATTGTTTTCATTAAGCTCCTTGACTTTAAATTATTTAAATTTTGGATTTTTGAAATCCATTTCTTATGCGTTTGGAGCGGCATCTCTACCAATGGTTGTGTTATTTGTTACAGGTAGTTTTGGGGGATATTTCTCTGAGGATTTCTCTCTTTTTTCATTGTTTACTAATCGAATAAAAGGCTTATTTATTGCAATTGCAATGTTAACTATGGCCTATTTAATTTTTAATTTAGGCTAA
- a CDS encoding SDR family NAD(P)-dependent oxidoreductase yields the protein MRTILISGANRGIGLNIAHKELKEGNRISVGIRDLESLKGSVIDPNKWPEGKIIINKYDALKKISAENWIKNTLDQYGGFDSVINCSGILSKVPFLFKDGDEEKILNTLNINFLAIWNLCRLSWEHLCASERGRIIVLVSMSGKRSKGDLAAYSSSKFALMGLCQTMKNKGWDKNIRISAICPSWVNTEMAQNISSLDKSRMTQPEDIAEICSTILKLPTQSVPFEIALNCNYEI from the coding sequence ATGAGAACCATTCTAATAAGTGGAGCTAATAGAGGTATTGGACTAAATATTGCACATAAAGAATTAAAAGAAGGTAACAGAATTAGTGTTGGCATTAGAGATTTAGAATCATTAAAAGGAAGTGTGATTGATCCAAACAAATGGCCAGAAGGGAAAATTATAATTAACAAATATGATGCATTAAAAAAAATTTCAGCCGAAAATTGGATAAAAAATACCTTAGATCAATATGGAGGATTTGATTCAGTAATAAATTGTTCTGGAATATTATCAAAAGTTCCTTTCTTATTTAAAGACGGCGATGAAGAAAAAATTTTAAATACACTAAATATCAACTTTTTAGCAATTTGGAATTTATGTAGGCTTTCTTGGGAACATTTATGTGCTTCAGAAAGAGGAAGAATAATTGTTTTAGTTTCAATGAGTGGTAAAAGATCCAAAGGAGATTTAGCCGCTTATTCTTCTTCAAAATTTGCTTTGATGGGATTATGCCAAACAATGAAAAATAAAGGTTGGGATAAAAATATAAGAATTTCAGCAATTTGCCCAAGTTGGGTTAATACAGAAATGGCTCAAAACATCTCCTCACTAGACAAATCAAGAATGACTCAACCTGAGGATATTGCTGAGATATGTTCAACTATTCTGAAGCTTCCAACACAATCAGTTCCATTTGAAATCGCCTTAAATTGTAATTATGAAATTTAG